The Bos javanicus breed banteng chromosome 21, ARS-OSU_banteng_1.0, whole genome shotgun sequence genome includes a region encoding these proteins:
- the AMN gene encoding protein amnionless, with amino-acid sequence MGAPGLVLLWLQLCALTRAAYKVWVPNTNFDDATNWSQNRSPCAGAAVEFPADKTLSVLVREGHSISDMLLPLDGEFVLASGAGFGAADAGSRPDCGPGARARFLDPDRFLWLDPRLWRPGDAGRGLFSVDAERVPCRHDDVVFPADASFRVGLGPGAGTVRVRSVQALGQTFARDEDLTAFLASRAGRLRFHGPGALSVDPEACADPSGCVCGNAEAQPWICAALLQPLGGGCPQAACLEPLRPEGQCCDLCGAVVSLTHGPAFDLEQYRARLLHAFLALPQYQGLQVAVSKVPRPPGLREASDAKADTEIQVVLVEAGPETGGAGRLARALLADIAEHGEALGILSATARESGAPVWGGSAAGLNAPARAGLAGGLAAAGLLVLTALLAGALLLRREGRLRWRRRDEAAPARAGAPLGFHNPVFYAADSAEALPAPKSDQRSSSRSYFLNPLFGEAEAEA; translated from the exons ATGGGCGCACCGGGCCTGGTGCTGCTGTGGCTGCAGCTGTGCG ccctgacGCGGGCCGCCTACAAAGTCTGGGTCCCCAACACCAACTTTGACGATGCCACCAACTGGAGCCAGAACCGGTCCCCGTGTGCGGGCGCTGCTGTGGAGTTCCCCGCGGACAAG ACGCTGTCAGTCCTGGTGCGAGAAGGTCACAGCATCTCAGACATG cTCTTGCCGCTGGACGGGGAATTCGTCCTGGCCTCGGGAGCTGGATTCGGCGCCGCGGACGCCGGCTCGCGCCCGGACTGCGGCCCAG GAGCCCGCGCGCGCTTCCTCGACCCCGACCGCTTCCTGTGGCTCGATCCGCGCCTGTGGCGCCCCGGGGACGCGGGGCGCGGCCTCTTCTCCGTGGACGCCGAGCGCGTGCCCTGCCGCCACGACGACGTCGTCTTCCCGGCCGACGCCTCCTTCCGCGTGGGCCTGGGCCCGGGCGCCGGCACCGTGCGCGTCCGCAGCGTCCAGGCGCTGGGCCAG ACGTTCGCGCGCGACGAGGACCTGACGGCTTTCCTGGCGTCCCGCGCGGGCCGCCTGCGCTTCCACGGGCCGGGCGCTCTAAGCGTGGACCCCGAGGCCTGCGCGGACCCGTCGGGCTGCGTCTGCGGCAACGCCGAG GCGCAGCCGTGGATCTGCGCCGCACTGCTCCAACCCCTGGGTGGCGGCTGCCCCCAGGCCGCCTGCCTGGAGCCCCTCCGGCCCGAAGGGCAGTGCTGCGACCTCTGCG GAGCTGTCGTGTCGCTGACCCACGGCCCTGCCTTTGACCTGGAGCAGTACCGGGCGCGGCTGCTGCACGCCTTCCTGGCTCTG CCCCAGTACCAGGGGCTGCAAGTGGCCGTGTCCAAGGTCCCGCGCCCGCCCGGGCTCCGCGAAGCCTCAGACGCGAAGGCGGACACGGAGATCCAGGTGGTGCTGGTAGAGGCCGGGCCCGAGACCGGCGGCGCGGGGCGCCTGGCCCGGGCCCTCCTGGCGGACATCGCGGAGCACG GCGAGGCCCTCGGAATCCTTTCGGCGACCGCTCGAGAGTCGGGCGCGCCCGTCTGGGGTGGCTCGGCGGCGGGGTTGAACGCGCCGGCGCGCGCGGGGCTGGCGGGCGGCTTGGCGGCCGCGGGGCTGCTGGTGCTAACGGCGCTGCTGGCGGGGGCGCTGCTGCTGCGCCGCGAGGGGAGGCTCAG GTGGAGGAGGCGCGACGAGGCGGCCCCCGCTCGGGCCGGGGCGCCGCTGGGCTTCCACAACCCGGTGTTCTACGCGGCGGACTCCGCGGAGGCG CTCCCGGCCCCGAAGTCGGACCAAAGGAGCTCCAGCCGCAGCTACTTCCTTAATCCGCTGTTCGGCGAAGCGGAGGCCGAGGCCTGA